One window of the Arthrobacter sp. D5-1 genome contains the following:
- the flgB gene encoding flagellar basal body rod protein FlgB — protein sequence MLESVTSAALASALDALSLRQRTIANNIANVNTPNYQAKRVSFEDQLAASVRSGDGHVNATISPSDEPTRTDGNNVNLDTETLSNIDTVLRYQFASRAAAGEFTSLRTALRTN from the coding sequence GTGCTTGAATCCGTGACTTCCGCCGCCTTGGCCAGCGCCTTGGACGCGCTTTCCTTGCGCCAGCGGACCATCGCCAACAACATCGCGAATGTGAACACGCCCAATTACCAGGCCAAGAGAGTCTCTTTCGAAGACCAGTTGGCGGCCTCAGTGCGTTCCGGTGATGGCCACGTCAATGCCACAATTTCCCCGTCCGATGAGCCAACCCGGACCGACGGAAACAACGTCAACCTGGATACTGAGACGCTGTCCAACATCGACACCGTGTTGCGCTACCAGTTCGCCTCGAGGGCTGCGGCGGGCGAGTTCACCTCGCTGCGCACGGCGTTGAGGACCAACTGA
- a CDS encoding flagellar hook-basal body complex protein FliE, whose amino-acid sequence MALGPIESIQGVTGTGYVSAAQPAAASGDFGSALSGAVDNLQSLQSTSKELAVSAVTGNLDDIHKATLASTRAQVTFELVAAVRNKGIDAFNEIMRMQA is encoded by the coding sequence ATGGCGTTGGGACCCATTGAAAGCATTCAGGGCGTCACCGGAACCGGTTACGTCAGCGCTGCACAGCCAGCCGCAGCAAGTGGCGACTTCGGCAGCGCGCTCAGTGGCGCCGTCGACAATTTGCAGTCCCTGCAGTCAACATCCAAGGAACTGGCGGTGTCCGCCGTGACCGGGAACCTGGACGACATCCACAAAGCAACCCTTGCCTCGACGCGCGCGCAGGTGACGTTCGAACTGGTGGCCGCCGTCCGGAACAAGGGCATTGACGCGTTCAACGAGATCATGAGGATGCAGGCCTGA
- the fliF gene encoding flagellar basal-body MS-ring/collar protein FliF gives MPPAITQFFRKLGSGIQAFSPAQRTLAILAVAVLVLGGVALTAWLGKPAYSPLFSGLKDTDANSIVEQLRKDNIPYELSNGGSTILVPEDKVYDERLKAAAAGLPSAAATGYSLLDKLGVTSSEFQQSVTYKRALEGELSTTVQAMDGVKSAAVRLAIPEKSVFVDTTPEATASVFVETQPGTTLSSDKVQAIVHLTSAAIENLKPTNVSVVDSQGNVLSTVGGGATGSSSKQAADYQQRTSDAVRAVLDSVVGPGNATVAVAADVTAESAQQRSETFTPAADTPALSESTKTETYTGTGGGAAGVLGPDNIAVPGGTDANGSYDSSDTTKNNAVNKVTEDRTIPQGAVKRQTISVAINQAAAGGVNVDSVRALVTSAAGIDAARGDVVTVEVLPFSTAAADKAAEALGAAQADAEAAKEAALMNTLILAGSIMLAAIALIVAVLITLKRRQRREPVDLGERPDFDALPVPSPTPAITGPATTAIELTSIQPAAPIQPTPALPLPGSDALDGELKRAQIEAMVADNPARTAEYLRGLMDERQSV, from the coding sequence ATGCCACCCGCGATTACCCAGTTCTTCCGCAAACTCGGCAGCGGAATCCAAGCGTTTTCGCCCGCCCAGCGGACGCTCGCTATTTTGGCCGTCGCCGTGCTGGTCCTTGGCGGCGTCGCGCTGACGGCGTGGTTGGGGAAGCCTGCCTATTCGCCGCTGTTCTCCGGGTTGAAGGACACGGACGCCAACAGCATCGTGGAGCAGCTCCGCAAGGACAACATTCCCTATGAGCTGAGCAACGGCGGTTCCACCATCCTGGTCCCCGAAGACAAGGTGTACGACGAGCGACTGAAGGCTGCCGCCGCGGGGCTCCCGTCAGCTGCTGCCACCGGGTACTCGTTGCTGGACAAACTGGGTGTCACCTCCTCCGAGTTCCAGCAGTCGGTGACCTACAAGCGGGCGCTCGAGGGTGAGCTGAGCACCACCGTCCAGGCCATGGACGGCGTCAAGAGTGCGGCTGTCCGGCTCGCCATCCCTGAGAAGTCAGTCTTTGTGGACACCACCCCGGAGGCCACGGCGTCCGTGTTCGTGGAAACCCAACCCGGCACCACGTTGTCATCGGACAAGGTCCAAGCCATTGTGCACTTGACGTCGGCGGCCATTGAGAACCTCAAACCCACCAATGTCTCAGTGGTTGATTCCCAAGGAAACGTCCTCTCGACGGTAGGCGGCGGGGCAACGGGTTCGTCGTCCAAGCAGGCCGCCGATTACCAGCAGCGGACCTCGGACGCCGTGCGGGCAGTGTTGGACAGCGTAGTGGGACCTGGCAACGCCACAGTGGCTGTCGCCGCCGATGTCACTGCGGAATCGGCCCAGCAGCGCAGCGAAACCTTCACCCCGGCAGCGGACACCCCGGCGCTCAGCGAATCCACTAAAACGGAGACATACACCGGAACGGGCGGCGGAGCAGCAGGGGTCCTGGGGCCGGACAACATCGCAGTTCCGGGCGGCACCGATGCCAACGGCAGCTACGATTCCAGCGATACCACCAAGAACAACGCCGTCAACAAGGTCACTGAGGACCGCACCATCCCGCAAGGTGCCGTTAAGCGCCAGACCATCTCCGTGGCGATCAACCAAGCCGCTGCCGGCGGCGTCAACGTGGACTCTGTGCGCGCGCTGGTCACCTCGGCGGCCGGGATCGATGCCGCTCGCGGTGACGTGGTCACTGTAGAGGTGCTCCCGTTCAGCACTGCGGCGGCGGACAAAGCCGCCGAGGCACTGGGGGCTGCACAAGCCGATGCGGAAGCAGCCAAGGAAGCTGCGCTGATGAACACGCTCATCCTCGCCGGCAGCATCATGCTGGCAGCGATCGCGCTGATCGTGGCAGTGCTCATCACCCTGAAGCGCCGCCAACGCCGTGAGCCCGTGGATCTCGGGGAACGGCCTGATTTCGACGCCCTGCCGGTACCCAGCCCGACGCCGGCCATCACCGGACCGGCGACCACCGCCATCGAGCTGACGTCCATCCAGCCCGCTGCGCCCATCCAGCCGACTCCGGCGTTGCCCCTCCCGGGCTCGGACGCCCTGGACGGCGAGCTGAAACGCGCCCAGATCGAGGCCATGGTGGCGGACAATCCCGCCCGCACAGCCGAGTATCTGCGCGGTCTCATGGATGAAAGGCAATCCGTATGA
- a CDS encoding flagellar basal body rod C-terminal domain-containing protein, whose protein sequence is MTFDAIGIAGSALTVHRKWLDAVSDNLANMNNASRTDGEAFRARYIEAAEGNNGDGVYVKSTPLGDGEGRIVYQPDHPLADADGNVRYPDIDMAEQMGTLIIAQRGYQANAQVVDRARETYLAALEIGKS, encoded by the coding sequence ATGACTTTCGACGCAATTGGTATCGCGGGCTCGGCCCTGACCGTCCACCGCAAATGGCTTGATGCGGTCTCGGACAACCTCGCCAACATGAACAATGCCTCCCGTACCGATGGAGAGGCTTTCCGCGCCCGCTACATCGAGGCGGCGGAAGGCAACAACGGCGATGGGGTGTACGTCAAGAGCACGCCTCTGGGGGACGGCGAAGGCCGCATCGTGTACCAACCCGACCATCCCCTGGCTGATGCTGACGGCAATGTGCGATACCCGGACATTGATATGGCGGAGCAGATGGGCACGTTGATCATTGCCCAACGCGGATACCAGGCCAACGCCCAAGTGGTGGACCGGGCCCGCGAAACGTACTTGGCAGCACTCGAGATAGGGAAGTCCTGA
- the fliG gene encoding flagellar motor switch protein FliG — protein MSHAVPEASALNGVQKVAVVLMQMSPTSAASVMAQFSESEAEDIAAEIVRLRRVSSVVADHVINEFHGLALSGRRTARGGQEFAVGLLEASFGADKAAGFMDRLASTMAGKSFEFLEMMDPGQILALIDGELPQTIALILAHLRPGKASAVMSGLGDVQRIEVARCIATMGSASPEAVGIVAETLKIRAGAVMSQRKSNEIVGGIQPLVDIINRSDVTTERSVLDGLGTLDPELATEVRARMLTFVDIVKLEPRDIQQILRGVSADVLAVAMKGAPTVVLDTVRANMSGRNLEILESEMAASGPVRASQVEEARAEIVRSIRELEAEGAIVVRRGDEDDFVY, from the coding sequence ATGAGCCACGCGGTTCCGGAAGCATCAGCCCTGAACGGAGTGCAGAAGGTGGCGGTGGTGCTCATGCAGATGAGTCCCACCAGCGCGGCCTCGGTCATGGCCCAATTCTCCGAATCCGAAGCAGAGGACATAGCCGCCGAGATCGTACGGCTCCGCCGCGTCTCCTCGGTCGTGGCGGACCACGTCATCAACGAGTTTCACGGACTGGCCCTCAGCGGCCGCCGCACGGCCCGCGGCGGCCAGGAATTCGCCGTCGGGCTTCTTGAAGCGTCCTTCGGCGCGGACAAAGCCGCAGGCTTCATGGACCGCCTCGCATCCACCATGGCCGGGAAGTCCTTCGAGTTCCTGGAAATGATGGACCCCGGGCAGATACTGGCTTTGATCGACGGTGAGCTCCCGCAAACCATCGCACTGATTTTGGCCCACTTGCGCCCCGGGAAGGCCTCCGCGGTGATGTCCGGTCTGGGGGATGTGCAACGGATCGAGGTTGCCCGCTGCATCGCGACCATGGGCTCGGCATCGCCAGAAGCAGTTGGCATCGTGGCTGAGACCCTCAAAATCCGGGCAGGCGCCGTCATGTCGCAACGGAAGTCGAACGAGATCGTGGGCGGCATCCAGCCATTGGTGGACATCATCAACCGGTCCGACGTCACCACTGAACGCTCTGTGCTGGACGGCTTGGGCACGCTTGATCCGGAGCTCGCCACCGAGGTTCGCGCCCGCATGCTCACGTTCGTGGACATCGTGAAGTTGGAGCCGCGGGACATCCAGCAGATCCTCCGCGGGGTCAGCGCCGACGTCCTGGCCGTGGCCATGAAAGGCGCCCCCACGGTGGTGCTGGACACTGTCCGCGCCAACATGTCCGGTCGCAACCTCGAAATCCTCGAGTCCGAAATGGCGGCGTCCGGTCCCGTCCGGGCCTCGCAGGTAGAGGAAGCCCGGGCCGAGATCGTCCGCTCCATCCGCGAACTCGAAGCCGAAGGCGCCATCGTTGTCCGCCGCGGGGACGAGGACGACTTTGTCTACTGA
- a CDS encoding FliH/SctL family protein, with product MSTEHFTRVTFPAIGGPERSTETDRGFVQGHAAGYAAGIHAAAAEQRQLQERLRTEHEDMLDAGRSAAAHAVQLLQAAAAAAQQRQEVAVDDVQDVLAASAVELAEAILGYELAKGENTAWAALDRALGAQGTGVGRVTAVRLHPGDVAALATSGVVDVAGVELKPDPTLNPGDAVGEYPDGWIDARIGSALERAKQALLGPEA from the coding sequence TTGTCTACTGAGCACTTCACCCGTGTCACCTTCCCGGCTATTGGCGGCCCGGAACGTTCCACCGAGACCGATCGCGGATTCGTCCAGGGCCACGCTGCCGGCTACGCCGCCGGGATCCACGCTGCTGCGGCCGAGCAGCGCCAGCTTCAGGAACGTCTGAGGACAGAGCATGAGGACATGCTCGACGCCGGCCGCTCGGCTGCGGCACATGCCGTTCAGCTTTTGCAGGCGGCAGCTGCAGCGGCCCAGCAGCGCCAGGAAGTCGCTGTGGACGACGTGCAGGATGTACTGGCGGCCAGTGCGGTCGAACTCGCCGAAGCCATCCTGGGTTACGAACTTGCCAAGGGGGAGAACACCGCCTGGGCAGCGCTGGACCGGGCGCTGGGAGCGCAGGGTACCGGCGTTGGACGCGTCACCGCGGTGCGCCTCCACCCGGGCGACGTTGCGGCGCTGGCGACGTCCGGCGTCGTGGACGTTGCCGGTGTTGAACTGAAGCCGGACCCTACGCTCAACCCTGGTGACGCCGTCGGGGAGTATCCGGACGGGTGGATCGATGCCCGCATCGGCAGCGCGCTGGAGCGGGCCAAACAGGCGCTGCTGGGACCTGAGGCATGA